A window of Symphalangus syndactylus isolate Jambi chromosome X, NHGRI_mSymSyn1-v2.1_pri, whole genome shotgun sequence genomic DNA:
gaagtcctgagctcaggtgatctggccagctcagcctcccaaaatactaggattacaggcgtgagccttggCCTGGTCTGGTTTTTCTTATATAGGGGTCTTATCTGTATAAAGACTAAACTTAATCTGTGCCTTTGTGCGGGTGGGCTAAGAGCATGATGACTTTTATCATactattgatttaaagaaaactctCCTTGACTTACCAGTGTGTAAGTCCATGAAAGCATAATTCTGTTGAAAGCATATATTGTTAATGGGTGTTGGGAACCCTGCACTTTCCGCTGCTGTGGGAGCATGTCCTTGGAGGTACCTTTCATCTGTTTTCTCAACTCGAAACATCTTAGGACCATGGGTTGTGACTGGTGGGACTATGTATCTTGCTATTTTCAAGACGGAGTTTATTTTCACATGGTGTCACTCTGGCTGTCCTGTTTCCCTGATACTGTCACTTCTCCTTCTGTGATTCTGATGCTACAAACGATAGATATCGTTTTAGTATTTTCTCACGGGTCCTAGcgattgtattcatttttctttcagtctgtTTCTCTGACTTGTTCACATTGAACAATTTCCTTTTGGGGTAGGTTGCTAGTTCTGTTTTCGCAGGTGGTTTACCTGTCTTCCCAGCCAGTCACAGTGGTCCTTGTCCCCATGGTGGGGCCAGGGCAAGAGAGGGccctgggttgggggtggggttcaGTTAAAGATGGGGTGAGTTTTGAGGGGAGCACTACTTGAGTCCCAGAGGCATAGGAAACAGCAGAGGGAGGTGGGATTCCCTCATCCTCAGTGAGGACAGGAATCGAGGGTTTGGGGCGTGGCACTGGGAACGGCAGCCCTCCCCAGCCCACAGCTGCGCATGCTCCTTCGGCTCCCGGCTCAGTGCGCATGTTCACTGGGCGTCTTCTGCCCCGCCCCTTCGCCCACGTGAAGAACGCCAGGGAGCTGTGAGGCAGTGCGGTCTGGTTCCTGACGTGGGGACTCTTTTTCCTCTACTGAGATTCATCTGGTAGGTGTGCGGGCCAGTCATCCCGGGGGCTGAAGTGTGAGTGAGGGTGGAGAGGGCCTCGGGTGGGTCAGGCGGGTCCCGCTTCCTGGTCTGTGGCCTCTGAGGGAGAAGGGCCACGAGGTCGTCCTCCTTCCCTTCACAGGCTGCGAGGCCACCAGCGGCTTCGTGGTCGTGAAGGGGCCTggacagggaggaaggaggaaggtgggCCGCGGAGGGGAGGCGGTCAGGGGCTCAGGTGAAGATGGGGTGAGTGCTGGTGGGGGGATGGAAGTCCCGAGGTGCCGGGAACCCCCGACGCCACAGGGCAGATTTCCTGAATGGGGCCCCCGGCGGGGGCGAGGCGGGCGGTAAAGAAGGGACCTGGCACCTGGGAAGGCTGCGGCCTGGTGAGCGCCCCCCAGCTGTGTGGAGTGCGGAGCCACCGAGCGAGAAGCACTGCAAGGTCTCACCTCCGCCATGGAAGGTCCGAAAACAGTGGGAAGGAGTGGGCGAGGCAGTGCGGTCCAACCAAACTTGTTGTGAGGAGGGGTGAATGGCCCTAGGAAGTGGGAGTGTGCCCAAAGCAGCAATCACGAGAATTGTGATTCACTAGTGTTTTCGTGGGGAGTCCACTTGTGAAACTAAACCTCATCAGAAATGACCTCTGTCTGCGGGGCGCAGTggcgctcgcctgtagtcccggttacTCAGGACGCGGAGgtcggaggatcccttgagcgggaggtcgaggctgcagtgagctgtgatcacgccgctgcactccagcctgagcaacacagcgaggAGACCGCGTGtccaaaagaaatttagaaaaaaatgtcctCTGCCTTTTGCCACACGCCTTAAGATGATTGCTCTGCCAGCTTGGCCAGCAGAAATGGCTTTGTAGGCACTCAGACAGCGTACACACGTATGCTTAACTCTGGAGCTTATTTTGAgagtattttcaaaattaaaacggCAAGTTAACATTTATCCATGGAAGTGATCGAATATAGCAGCCCTCTCGAGCACATGTTCCCAATCACGGTTGTCTGTTTTCAGTGTGAAATATGAGTTGGCGAGGAAGATCGACCTATCGGCCTAGACCAAGACGCTATGTAGAGCCTCCTGAAGTGACTGGGCCTATGCTGGTGAGTGCTTAAACGTTAATTCGATGTTTTCTATgagcagaaattaatttttgtgacagTGTTGTTGCATTCGTGTGGAAATGCTGATAAAGGTGTTTCCtgctcataaaaaatgatgatggcATCTCATGAAGGAAACATGGATTCTGGAGGATTGTTTTTTCCCTCGTgttcttcagcttttgcccatgaCTTCTCTCTCATGCTTTGTTTGTTAATGACAGATTGTACACATCTATTCCAACACAGAGTATAATAGCTTCCAAAGTCCTCGTGCGTCACTTTTCTCACAGTAACCTCCCTGTGGGTGGAGTAACCTTATTGGGCATAGAGCATAGAGGTGGAGAAATGTCTTTAGGCTTCGTTATGACCAGAAATAGCTATGTATTCTGTGTATAGATGTAAAATTTTGCATCaataacaaaacttttttttatctGCGCACCCACACATATTCCCCAGCCCGAGCAGTTCAGTGATGAAGTGGAATCACCAGAACCTGAAGAAGGGGAACCAGCAACTCAATGTGAGGATCCTGCAGCTGctcaggagggagaggatgagggagcagctgctcaggagggagaggatgagggAGCATCTGCAGGTCAAGgtgagggaaagggaagaagaacatctgctggtgtgtgtgtttgtgtgtgtgtgtgtgtgtgcatgtgtgtgtgtgttaggcatTGTCACATAGCAGGaacaggaggaaagaaaacaatggaaagaATGCCTGAAATGGACTGGAAAAGCGAGGAGGCTATGTAGTTTGCAGCTTAGCTTAGGCAAATCCCTCACTATGATAAAATTTCTCGACTTTATGAATGAGAGAATGGAGGTGCCAGGATTGTGTGTTATCCAAGAACCCTTGACTGGTGAATACAAAATTTGTACTGTGTTCCAAGGTTCGTGTCTTCCTATCATCTATGTTGCTGTAAAGAAGGAAGTGATTTTGCTGAAAATGCTTAAAACTCAAAGGCTTTACTGTGGGGTAGCTTAGTACTGACCCAAGAATAGACCCAGTTCAGAGGAGCAGGAGCAGCTCCAAAAACCGAGTCGCTGAATGTTGGCCCCCGTTTCCTTTGATTGATATCTTCATATGGTACGTTTGATAAAAGCTGGATAAATGAGGATACTGCCATACAGGTAGCTGGTTTAGTGATTTTTCTAAGTggcttttaggaggtgattaaatcCTTTTATggttagaaaaagcaaaaaaggaattATCCTGAGATTAACATTGAGATAGAAATAATTTCTCCgagctaaaatattttcaaacaaaacatTTATGTAACTGAGGTCCTGGATTTTTCCAGGGATGTACTTTGAAAAGTTTCTAGAATCTGACTGACAACAATGCCCATTAACTGCTGTCCGCCCACTCCCTTATTCTCAGTGCGGGACAGTATATTTTCTGTGATTCACAAACAACGTTATATTTGGTGCTTTGTTCTGCGTGGGGTTCATTTATGGAATATTACATTTAGGACCTTCGGACCTAAATATAACTTTATTGGAACAAAGTGAAGTTTCTCTTTACCCCAATAGGTAATGGGTGTCGTGACTGTAAGATTTTCCATAGTCCTCAAATCCATCCAGCTAATCAGTCCTTCAGAAACTGACATTGTAATTGTAACCGAAATCCTATCCATGTTGTAGACTTCAGATTTCTCAGCTGACGCACACTGCTGTTGGTACTCTATGGCTGAATATAAGCATTATACATGTCCTGTGGTTTATCCTTAGATTGTCATTTAGGAGAAAGGTCTAAAGCTGGGCTGATTGCCATGcactcatagtcccagctacttgggaggctgaggtgagaggattgcttgagccctggagttcaagctcagcctgggaaacacagcgagacctcatcgctaataaataaataaatgaacaaataaataaataaatgaataaataaataagtaaataagtaaataaaggtcTCATGGTATAGGAAAACACAGATGCAAAGTTTGTGCCTAGCGGCTGGTAATGTTGCAAACATAACTCCTTAGTGAACTGTACCATttcaaaatagttaagatggtaaattttaggatatgtgtattttttaccacaattaaaaattccTTTCTTCCTAAAGTTCAGTGTAATtgtcatatattcttttaaatttttactgtaTGTATTTTCAAGACAcaacatttatagaaaatttgCAAGAATAGTACAATGAACTCATATACTTTTCAcctagattcaccaattgttaaTAGCTTTTGCTCCATAGGTTTCatatctcttccctccctctcttaccCTGctgcccacacactcacacacatacacatacggaTATATGTTTGCTGTTATTAATGCTGAATTGTTTCGATAAAGTTTCAGGTATTATGGTCCTTTACCCTATGTACTTGAGGGTGTGTATATCGTcggaagaaagagaaagttatTTCTTGGATCATCACTGCACAaagatcaaaatcaggaaatttaacaATGAGAAAATGGAGTCAGTTAATACACAGTGCATACTCAAATTTTGCCAGTTCcccagaaaatttcttttttttttttttttttttttttgagacggagtctcgctctgtcgcccaggctggagtgcagtggtgcagtctcggctcactgcaagctccgcctcccgggttcatgccattctcctgcctcagcctctccgagtagctgggactacaggcgcccgccaccacgccctgctaatttttttgtattttttagtagagacggggtttcactgtgttagccaggatggcctcgatctcctaaccttgtgatccgcccacctcggcctcccaaagtgctgggattacaagcgtgagccaccacgcccggcctgaaaatttcttttttcctttttttttttcttctttcttgagacggagtctctctctgtgggccaggttggagtgcagtagtgcgatctcggctcactgcaacctacgcctcgcAGGTTctagggattctcatgcctcagcctcccgtgtagctgggactacaagcgccggCCACTgcggtcttgaacttctgacctcacctGCTCTGCCCACCATGGCATCCCAAAATGTTTGGATCGCAGGCGTGAGAccccacgcccggcccagataattttattgataggatttctttttctgatccaGAGTCCAGTTCAGAATCGCGCCTTGCATGTGCTTTTCAGGTgtttttagtttcctttaatctggaacgtttccttaatttttcttgtCATTCATGATACGGACATTTTTGAAGAGGACAGACCAGTTGGCTTGCAGAATATTCTGCAGTTTGggctttttcatgtattttttaaagagtttttttcaCTCAGCGTTTATTGGTGGCTGCTCATGCCATATAAGAGTCTAAGCGCTAGGAGTGTAAGTGCTGTGAGAGACAGGCTTTCAGCCTTGAGTCATTTAATACGAGAAGGACAATCAGAAGTAGAATAACAGAGAAGTGCAAAGGAGGCAGCAAAGTTGTGTGAGGGCAGTCTTTGGAAAGGAAGACGGTAATATTTGGAACaccttgttttcctgttttctgctAACAGACTCCTGAAATAATGTTCCTGGAATTCTTATCAACACATTTATTATTACACTAGCTAAAGCTTTTATATAATAACAGCGAGAGCAAGAATATGATTTTCTTATTCATATTTCATGTTTTACTGCTGAAATTgagatgcattttttatttttaagggccGGAGCCTGAAGCTGATAGCCAGGAAGAGGTTCACCCAACGACTGGGTGTGAGTGTGGAGATGGTCCTGATGGCCAGGAGATGGGCCCGCCAAATCCAGAGGAGGTGAAAACGCCTGAAGAAGGTAGGCAGTCCATTAGGCATTCATATTGTAGGGTGTCTGTTTCCACAGTATCGTATTAtaattcttactattttttttgagatggagtctcgctctgaagaccaggctggagtgcagtggtgccatctgggctcactggaaattctgtctccagggttcaggtgattctcctgcctgagcctctggcGGAGCCGGGCTTACAGACATgctccaccgtgcccagctaacttttgtatttttagtagagacagggtttcattacgTTGCACAGGTTcttcccgaactcctgacctcaggtgatccacctgcctcgagcATTGAAATTGCCGGGATtgcaggcgagagccaccgtgcccgacccagcattgtatttttaataacagaGAGGTAACAATACTGCCTCTTTAGTAAGAGAGTTCTTACATAAAGGTCATTTGAAACGTAGTTCAGGCCCCAGCACCCGACTGATAGACTGTCAGACACAGAAACAAACTGACTCCAAGCTATGTTGAATTAAATGTTTTGAGTATACGTCCTTAAACCAGTAGCTCATACTTTTTAGATGCTTTTGTAAAGGTCTGCTTTTAATCAATACATAACACATTTGTAACACCCATCACTTGGTGTGAAAAATGCTGAAGCACTCATGCGGGTTCTAATACCAGCTCTTACAGCCTTGGCGAGATTCTGAGTGAGTCCTTTCACTCCTAAAGCTATCTTTGGTTCTTATGAAAATAGTGAGTTTAAGTCAgagattttaaaaccattttccaTTCTGGTTCTTTCATACTCTGATCCTGCTGCATAGAATGCATGGGATACAGAGATCACCTGCTTCGCATGATTTGTTAATCACAAATCATGAAACCCTGGCCTGAGCCATCTGAAAATCTCTGAATTGAGATTTCATTGTCAGTAAGAAAGTGAGCGGGCACTCTGCTTCATCCTAGTTTTTCCGTGTGGAGATGGGAATACGTAGTGTAAGAGCTTGTGAAATTGTGAATTCTCCCTcttcttggtttgtttgtttgtttgagacacagtctcagtctgtcacccaggctggagtgcagtggtgcaattccagctcactgcaacctctggctcctaggctgaagcagtcctcccacctcagcctcctgagtggctggaactacacgcacaagccaccgtgcctgactacattttttttcttcatttttgtagagatgaggtctcactatgttgcccaggctgggattctCTGGCTTTTAATGAACAATTGCTTCTTAAATCTTTCCCCACGGAAACCTTGAGTGACTGTAATATCAAATGGCGAGAGACCGTTTAGTTCCCATCACCTGTGGCATGTAGGTCAGTGATGCTCAGCATGGGTGTGAGTAAGATGCCTGTGCTATGCGTGCTCCCTGCCCCACCGTCAGTCTTCATGAGGCACTATTTCTAGTAAGACTGTAGACACACATATGATAGAATCATCTCTAATCATATCAAATGTTACATGTAAGTTTCAGCTTTAGAGAGATGAATTGATAAGATTTAAAGTTGAAAGACCATGACTCTAGTACTTCCTGAGTAATCAACTGAAGTATGTTTTACACATGTGTTTTCCAAACTGCTGACTGTTAATTGTAAGTGCTTCTGAATTGAAAGGAGGCAGTTGATGTTCAGGGAGGAAATTGCTTTTAAATTCTGCAGGTCTACGCTCAAAGTTTACGCAGAGGTTCAATTGCGTGTAAGACACAGGATCACCCATAGGGTTCTGTTTTTAGTCCATTTAATAAAACCCAAACTGTAGTGTGCTTTGTATGCCTTTAGGGTCATCTGAATAATCTGTTGCTAAGTCATGTTCCCAATTGTTACGTTTTCTGTTACAGGTGAGAAGCAATCACAGTGTTAAAAGAAGACACGCTGCAATGATGCA
This region includes:
- the LOC129475738 gene encoding G antigen 10-like: MSWRGRSTYRPRPRRYVEPPEVTGPMLPEQFSDEVESPEPEEGEPATQCEDPAAAQEGEDEGAAAQEGEDEGASAGQGPEPEADSQEEVHPTTGCECGDGPDGQEMGPPNPEEVKTPEEGEKQSQC